In a single window of the Pseudogemmatithrix spongiicola genome:
- a CDS encoding phosphoribosylanthranilate isomerase, with protein sequence MAEVKFCGLTRSVDAAEAVRLGAAFAGVIFAGGPRLLDPTRASEVLSPTVGSGTRRVGVFGAQGVDEVLAIARAAALEVVQLSYGESREHRVGLRAAFDGRVWAVKHVSDVRDVEAAADWYGDGIDAIVLDAAVPGQLGGTGVALDWTAVAPAVARLRRRGRVVLAGGLRPENVATALRTVPADIVDVSSGVESAPGIKDPERMRAFAETVRAHEVQ encoded by the coding sequence GTGGCTGAGGTCAAGTTCTGCGGGCTCACGCGCTCGGTGGATGCTGCGGAGGCGGTGCGATTGGGCGCGGCGTTCGCCGGCGTCATCTTCGCCGGCGGTCCGCGATTGCTCGATCCCACCCGGGCCAGCGAGGTGCTGTCGCCCACCGTCGGCAGCGGTACGCGGCGGGTCGGTGTGTTCGGTGCGCAGGGCGTCGACGAGGTGCTGGCGATTGCGCGCGCCGCAGCACTGGAAGTCGTGCAATTGTCCTATGGCGAATCGCGAGAGCACCGGGTAGGATTGCGGGCGGCGTTCGATGGGCGGGTCTGGGCGGTGAAGCATGTTTCGGACGTGCGCGACGTCGAAGCCGCGGCCGATTGGTACGGCGACGGCATCGACGCGATCGTGCTGGACGCGGCGGTGCCGGGGCAGTTGGGAGGGACGGGCGTCGCGCTCGATTGGACCGCCGTGGCGCCTGCGGTGGCGCGTCTGCGGCGGCGGGGGCGCGTGGTGTTGGCAGGAGGGCTCCGGCCGGAGAATGTCGCGACCGCGCTGCGAACGGTTCCCGCTGATATAGTAGATGTATCGTCGGGCGTCGAATCCGCGCCCGGGATCAAGGACCCTGAACGGATGCGCGCGTTCGCGGAGACGGTACGCGCGCACGAGGTGCAATGA
- the trpB gene encoding tryptophan synthase subunit beta: protein MTQVATDRFGAFGGRYVPETLVPALDQLEVALAEALADPAFTGELTHMLETYVGRPSALTEAPNLSARVGVPVWLKREDLNHTGAHKINNALAQALLSKRMGKRRIIAETGAGQHGVATATVCARLGLQCVVYMGEEDMRRQQLNVFRMRLMGATVVPVTAGTRTLKDATSEAIRDWVATCEHSHYIIGSVVGPAPYPRMVRDFQAIIGREARAQMLQRAGRLPSHVVACVGGGSNAMGIFHAFVDDAAVRLVGVEAAGEGLDTGRHSASLSHGVPGVLHGTLSYLLQDEDGQVHPAHSISAGLDYPGVGPEHSYLRDSGRAQYVAVTDGAALCGFELLSRLEGIIPALETSHAVAWIAEQAGRFAADDCILLCVSGRGDKDVSQVAEVLAGGVRHA, encoded by the coding sequence ATGACGCAGGTCGCGACGGATCGGTTTGGAGCTTTCGGTGGGCGCTACGTCCCAGAGACCCTGGTGCCTGCGCTCGACCAACTCGAGGTCGCGCTCGCCGAGGCCTTGGCGGACCCCGCCTTCACCGGCGAGCTCACGCACATGCTCGAGACCTATGTCGGGCGTCCGTCCGCGCTCACCGAGGCCCCGAACCTCAGCGCACGCGTCGGCGTGCCGGTGTGGCTCAAGCGCGAAGACCTGAATCACACGGGCGCGCACAAGATCAACAACGCGCTGGCCCAAGCCTTGCTCTCCAAGCGCATGGGCAAGAGGCGCATCATCGCCGAGACGGGTGCGGGCCAGCATGGCGTCGCGACCGCCACGGTGTGCGCGCGCCTCGGCCTGCAGTGCGTGGTCTACATGGGCGAGGAGGACATGCGGCGGCAGCAGCTGAATGTCTTCCGCATGCGGCTCATGGGCGCGACGGTCGTGCCGGTGACGGCGGGTACGCGCACGCTCAAGGACGCCACGAGCGAGGCGATCCGGGACTGGGTCGCAACCTGCGAGCACTCGCACTACATCATCGGGTCTGTGGTCGGGCCCGCACCGTATCCGCGCATGGTGCGCGACTTCCAGGCGATCATCGGCCGCGAGGCGCGGGCGCAGATGCTGCAGCGGGCCGGCCGGCTGCCCAGCCACGTGGTGGCCTGTGTGGGAGGCGGGTCAAACGCGATGGGGATCTTCCATGCCTTCGTGGATGACGCTGCCGTGCGGCTGGTGGGCGTGGAAGCGGCGGGCGAAGGTCTCGACACCGGGCGGCACTCGGCGTCGCTGTCGCACGGCGTGCCCGGCGTGTTGCACGGCACGCTGAGCTACTTGCTGCAGGACGAAGACGGCCAGGTGCATCCGGCGCACTCCATCTCCGCCGGCCTCGATTATCCCGGCGTGGGACCCGAGCACTCGTACCTGCGCGACAGCGGTCGTGCCCAGTACGTGGCGGTGACCGACGGGGCGGCGCTCTGCGGGTTCGAGTTGCTGAGCCGCCTCGAGGGCATCATCCCCGCGCTCGAGACGTCGCACGCGGTGGCGTGGATCGCGGAGCAGGCGGGCCGCTTCGCCGCCGACGACTGCATCCTGCTCTGCGTCAGCGGACGCGGCGACAAGGACGTGTCCCAAGTGGCCGAGGTCTTGGCAGGCGGGGTGCGGCACGCGTGA
- a CDS encoding HEAT repeat domain-containing protein gives MTDPAATETVEAPPCPPAVVEDALRVFDKAIKAYQLYLPNNAQHQKAMAAAKAALAPLWQHMGSLVLQVTDTELKWYGVVVNSHPEKGGDSLPWLLFKDGLREMIWFPGFEDEEMERFLAIIPKVRHAQPHEDDLLTLLWEQDFQCLKYRYVEINDPAAPLDPDANAGRWPAPAGAAFEPPTQAIEEAKQAIDEGQEETTEEQGKAGDGAKPPRPPGIVSMDDFDATLYFLDPNEIEYLRQETEREYALDLRKLVLQALLDIFELQVDALVREEIVGDLEALVIHMLAAGQFSNVAYLLKEIEGTMQRAREVRPQERERLGKLSDRLSHPDALSQMIQALEESTRLPAKDDLIQLFAQLKPTALGTILDFIDRSQNTELKPLLEASAERLAQSNTSELVRLVKDAKTSVAREAIRRAGSMRTAAAVPSLGEVLASGAERPVRAACVTALMDIGTPGALSALEAALLDPERDIRLTVIRALTARTHRPALQKVQAIITGGGTKDMDRTERIALFEYYGSICGDAGIATLDPILTVKGGLFAKKEDPELRACAAVALGRINSDASRAVLQKSANDKDVIVRNAVTRALRGPAAGSAT, from the coding sequence GTGACCGACCCGGCCGCGACCGAAACCGTCGAAGCCCCGCCGTGTCCGCCGGCGGTCGTCGAGGACGCGCTGCGCGTCTTCGACAAGGCCATCAAGGCCTACCAGCTCTACCTGCCGAACAACGCCCAGCACCAGAAGGCGATGGCGGCTGCCAAGGCCGCGCTCGCGCCGCTGTGGCAGCACATGGGCAGCCTCGTGCTGCAGGTGACCGATACCGAGCTCAAGTGGTACGGGGTCGTGGTCAACTCGCATCCCGAGAAGGGCGGCGATTCGCTGCCGTGGCTGCTGTTCAAGGACGGCCTGCGCGAGATGATCTGGTTCCCGGGCTTCGAGGACGAGGAGATGGAGCGGTTCCTCGCCATCATCCCGAAGGTCCGCCACGCGCAGCCGCATGAAGACGACCTGCTCACGCTGCTCTGGGAGCAGGACTTCCAGTGCCTGAAGTACCGCTACGTCGAGATCAACGATCCCGCGGCGCCGCTGGACCCCGACGCGAACGCGGGCCGCTGGCCGGCGCCTGCGGGCGCAGCCTTCGAGCCGCCGACGCAGGCGATTGAAGAGGCGAAGCAGGCGATTGACGAGGGGCAGGAAGAGACGACGGAGGAGCAGGGCAAGGCGGGCGACGGCGCCAAGCCCCCGCGCCCGCCCGGCATCGTGTCGATGGACGACTTCGATGCGACGCTGTACTTCCTGGACCCGAATGAGATCGAGTACTTGCGGCAGGAGACGGAGCGCGAGTACGCCCTCGACCTCCGGAAGCTCGTGCTGCAGGCGCTGCTCGACATCTTCGAGCTGCAAGTCGACGCCCTCGTGCGCGAGGAAATCGTCGGCGACCTCGAGGCCTTGGTCATCCACATGCTGGCCGCCGGGCAGTTCAGCAACGTGGCGTATCTCCTCAAGGAGATCGAGGGCACGATGCAGCGTGCCCGCGAGGTGCGCCCGCAGGAGCGCGAGCGCCTCGGCAAGCTGTCGGATCGGCTCTCGCACCCGGACGCCCTGAGCCAGATGATCCAGGCGCTCGAGGAGTCGACGCGCCTACCGGCGAAGGACGACCTGATCCAGCTCTTCGCGCAGCTGAAGCCGACGGCGCTCGGCACGATCCTCGACTTCATCGACCGCAGCCAGAACACCGAGCTCAAGCCGCTGCTCGAGGCCAGCGCCGAGCGGCTCGCGCAGTCGAACACCAGCGAACTGGTCCGGCTGGTGAAGGATGCGAAGACCTCGGTGGCCCGCGAGGCGATCCGCCGCGCGGGGTCCATGCGCACGGCGGCCGCGGTGCCGTCGCTCGGGGAGGTGCTGGCCAGCGGTGCGGAGCGGCCGGTGCGCGCGGCCTGCGTCACCGCCCTCATGGATATCGGCACGCCGGGCGCGCTGAGCGCCCTCGAGGCGGCGTTGCTCGATCCGGAGCGCGACATCCGGCTCACGGTGATCCGTGCGCTGACCGCGCGGACGCACCGGCCGGCCCTGCAGAAAGTGCAGGCAATCATCACCGGCGGCGGGACGAAGGACATGGACCGCACCGAGCGCATCGCGCTCTTCGAGTACTACGGCAGCATCTGCGGCGATGCGGGCATCGCCACACTCGACCCGATCCTCACGGTGAAGGGTGGGCTCTTCGCCAAGAAGGAAGACCCTGAGTTGCGCGCCTGTGCCGCCGTGGCCCTCGGCCGCATCAACAGCGACGCCTCGCGTGCCGTGCTGCAGAAGTCGGCCAACGACAAGGACGTGATCGTCCGCAACGCCGTGACACGCGCCCTGCGCGGTCCCGCGGCGGGGAGCGCCACATGA
- a CDS encoding HD-GYP domain-containing protein: MTGTPPDGRLSGVARNTQALGAVGLGEGTVRRIGRTWVTAFYVALRNLKMYPLENAVVQKGLEDLTKLSAELIDGDGECEFRLAGEFLFLNATRMKLDLDNYTSFSFLLNRCRDAGVGQIRFVDRPTVRDWTVLLSFLINPQGKTAGERFELLNTRLNETNVGVFDLAPPPESDDNPEDEGEAKERAKRTYQQSVTTTKEVLNSVRMGQSPNVKKIKRVVQGIVDQILTDETSLVGLTTIRDYDDYTFTHCVNVSIFSIALGRRLGLTRLQLYDLGFTALFHDIGKSRVPIDIIQKPDALAEEEWRLVMAHPWLGVLALFQLREQSEFPYRSMMVAYQHHMKRDLTGYPRSLRIAEMTFYSKIVAVADAFDAATSRRVYTTVPLSPAQVLQEMRDNPRRGMDPVVVKAFVALLGIYPVGTLVVLDSFELAIVHAVNPIPEMLSRPIVRIISDDLGNIEHPGRLFDLAEKDEAGTFKKSIIKTADPERYGIKVGDYFV, from the coding sequence ATGACGGGCACGCCGCCGGACGGCCGCCTCAGCGGCGTCGCGCGCAACACCCAGGCGCTCGGGGCCGTCGGCCTCGGCGAGGGCACGGTGCGCCGCATCGGCCGCACCTGGGTGACGGCGTTCTACGTCGCCCTGCGCAACCTCAAGATGTATCCCCTCGAGAATGCCGTCGTGCAGAAGGGCCTCGAGGACCTCACGAAGCTGTCCGCCGAGCTCATCGACGGCGACGGGGAGTGCGAGTTCCGGCTCGCGGGCGAGTTCCTGTTCCTGAACGCGACCCGCATGAAGCTCGACCTCGACAACTACACGAGCTTCTCGTTCCTCCTCAACCGCTGCCGCGATGCCGGCGTCGGCCAGATCCGCTTCGTGGACCGGCCGACGGTGCGCGACTGGACGGTGCTGCTCTCGTTCCTCATCAACCCGCAGGGCAAGACGGCGGGCGAACGCTTCGAGCTGCTCAACACGCGGCTCAACGAGACGAACGTCGGCGTGTTCGACCTCGCGCCGCCGCCGGAGAGCGACGACAACCCCGAGGACGAGGGCGAGGCCAAGGAACGCGCCAAGCGCACCTACCAGCAGTCGGTGACGACGACGAAGGAAGTCCTGAACTCCGTGCGCATGGGGCAGAGCCCCAACGTCAAGAAGATCAAGCGCGTGGTGCAGGGCATCGTCGACCAGATCCTCACGGACGAGACGTCGTTGGTCGGCCTCACGACCATCCGCGATTACGACGACTACACGTTCACGCACTGCGTCAACGTGTCGATCTTCTCGATCGCGCTGGGCCGGCGCCTCGGCCTGACCCGCCTCCAGCTCTACGACCTCGGCTTCACGGCGCTGTTCCACGACATCGGCAAGTCGCGAGTGCCGATCGACATCATCCAGAAGCCCGATGCGCTCGCGGAAGAGGAGTGGCGCCTCGTCATGGCGCACCCGTGGCTGGGCGTGCTCGCGCTCTTCCAGCTGCGCGAGCAGTCGGAGTTCCCGTATCGCTCGATGATGGTGGCCTACCAGCACCACATGAAGCGCGACCTCACGGGCTATCCGCGCTCGCTGCGCATCGCCGAGATGACGTTCTACAGCAAGATCGTCGCCGTGGCCGACGCCTTCGACGCCGCGACGTCGCGGCGCGTGTACACCACGGTGCCGCTCTCGCCCGCGCAGGTGCTGCAGGAAATGCGCGACAATCCGCGCCGCGGCATGGATCCGGTGGTCGTGAAGGCCTTCGTCGCGCTGCTGGGCATCTATCCGGTCGGCACGCTGGTGGTGCTCGACTCCTTCGAGCTGGCAATCGTGCATGCCGTCAATCCGATCCCCGAAATGCTCTCCCGGCCCATCGTGCGCATCATCAGCGACGACCTCGGCAACATCGAGCACCCGGGGCGCCTCTTCGACCTCGCCGAGAAGGACGAGGCGGGGACCTTCAAGAAGTCCATCATCAAGACTGCCGACCCCGAGCGCTACGGCATCAAGGTCGGCGACTACTTCGTCTGA
- a CDS encoding indole-3-glycerol phosphate synthase TrpC: MRARESALGRAELEAIVREAGPVPDFAAALRRPQVAVIAELKRSSPSKGTLDASLDAADRTRRYVAGGAAALSILTEPSRFGGSLADLRDARAAVPVPLLRKDFITHEVQLLEARAYGASAVLLIARALDPSELAELGAAATALGLTPLVEIRDEAELTRAVGIPQAVIGVNNRDLETLVIEPEVGARMIPLVPADRVAVYESGITDAAGVARAAALGADAVLVGSSLSVAADVEGTLRALAAVTRTGRG, encoded by the coding sequence ATGCGGGCGCGCGAGAGCGCGCTCGGACGGGCGGAGCTTGAGGCAATTGTCCGCGAGGCGGGGCCGGTCCCCGACTTCGCGGCGGCGCTCCGGCGTCCACAGGTGGCGGTCATCGCGGAGCTCAAGCGCAGCTCGCCGTCCAAGGGCACTCTGGATGCCTCACTCGATGCCGCCGACCGGACGCGCCGGTACGTCGCCGGCGGTGCCGCCGCGCTGTCGATTCTCACCGAACCGTCGCGCTTCGGGGGCAGTCTCGCCGACCTTCGCGATGCGCGCGCGGCCGTGCCCGTGCCGCTATTGCGCAAGGACTTCATCACGCACGAGGTCCAACTGCTCGAGGCGCGTGCCTACGGGGCCTCCGCGGTGCTGCTCATTGCGCGTGCCCTTGATCCCTCCGAGTTGGCGGAGCTAGGTGCGGCGGCCACGGCGCTCGGATTGACCCCGCTCGTCGAGATTCGCGACGAGGCGGAGCTCACCCGGGCGGTGGGCATCCCGCAGGCGGTGATTGGCGTCAACAACCGGGATCTCGAGACGCTGGTGATCGAGCCGGAGGTCGGCGCGCGGATGATTCCGCTGGTCCCCGCCGATCGCGTGGCGGTCTACGAGAGCGGCATCACGGATGCCGCCGGCGTCGCGCGCGCTGCGGCACTCGGCGCGGACGCGGTGCTCGTCGGGTCGTCCCTTTCGGTGGCCGCGGATGTCGAAGGAACGCTGCGCGCCCTGGCCGCGGTGACGCGGACCGGTCGTGGCTGA
- the lexA gene encoding transcriptional repressor LexA encodes MPLTKVQRKILDYLQSYSSEHGYAPSFEEIAEAFNYNSLATVHEHLSNLDRKGYIRKSFNESRAIEILPSEVFPKAIELPIRGSVAAGLPLEAFESSETIAVPDAFVRRAGEHYVLRVRGNSMIEEQISDGDYVVVHDRPSADNGEMVIAMLEDNGATVKRFYRERDGRIRLQPANATMEPIYARAEDVQVKGVVVGVMRRY; translated from the coding sequence ATGCCGCTCACCAAGGTCCAGCGCAAGATCCTCGACTACCTCCAGAGCTATTCGTCGGAGCACGGCTACGCGCCGAGCTTCGAGGAGATCGCCGAGGCTTTCAACTATAACTCGCTGGCGACGGTGCACGAGCACTTGTCCAACCTCGATCGCAAAGGCTACATCCGGAAGTCGTTCAACGAGTCCCGGGCCATCGAGATCCTGCCGAGCGAGGTGTTCCCCAAGGCCATCGAGCTGCCGATCCGCGGCTCCGTCGCCGCCGGCCTGCCGCTCGAAGCCTTCGAGTCGTCCGAGACCATCGCCGTCCCCGATGCCTTCGTGCGCCGCGCCGGGGAGCACTATGTGCTCCGCGTGCGGGGCAACTCGATGATCGAGGAACAGATCAGCGACGGCGATTACGTCGTGGTGCACGATCGCCCGTCGGCCGACAACGGCGAGATGGTCATCGCCATGCTGGAAGACAACGGCGCGACCGTGAAGCGCTTCTATCGTGAGCGCGACGGCCGCATCCGCCTCCAGCCCGCCAACGCCACGATGGAGCCGATCTATGCCCGCGCCGAGGACGTCCAGGTGAAGGGCGTGGTCGTCGGCGTGATGCGGCGGTACTGA
- the trpA gene encoding tryptophan synthase subunit alpha, with translation MLTDRMRALRAEGRRALVCYVTAGHPTPADSVRLIRELPAAGCDVLEVGIPFSDPLADGPIIQGSSQRALAQGVTLERALAIIAEARPAAPVVLFSYLNPLMKAGPGVLQRAHDAGVSGVLVTDLPVAADPEREAWLGGGPLEFVRLVAPTTPRERMAEIAKHGSGFVYLISRLGVTGVHQGVAADLGETIARLRSVCDLPICVGFGISTPEQARSVATLADGVVVGSALVQTLEQQGVDAALALVRDIRAALDAR, from the coding sequence GTGCTCACTGACCGAATGCGTGCGCTGCGCGCCGAAGGGCGCCGTGCGCTCGTCTGCTATGTCACTGCGGGACACCCGACGCCGGCCGATTCCGTGCGCCTCATCCGTGAGCTGCCGGCCGCCGGCTGCGACGTGCTCGAGGTGGGGATTCCATTCTCCGATCCGCTGGCCGACGGCCCGATCATCCAGGGCAGTTCGCAGCGGGCGCTGGCACAGGGCGTCACGCTCGAACGTGCCCTGGCGATCATCGCCGAAGCGCGGCCTGCGGCACCGGTGGTGCTGTTCTCGTATCTCAATCCGCTCATGAAGGCGGGGCCCGGCGTGCTGCAGCGCGCGCATGATGCGGGCGTGAGCGGAGTGCTGGTGACCGACTTGCCGGTCGCGGCAGATCCCGAGCGTGAGGCGTGGCTCGGCGGCGGTCCACTCGAGTTCGTGCGGTTGGTCGCGCCGACCACGCCGCGCGAGCGCATGGCCGAGATCGCCAAGCACGGCAGCGGCTTCGTGTACTTGATCAGCCGCCTCGGTGTCACCGGCGTGCATCAGGGCGTGGCCGCGGATCTCGGTGAGACCATCGCCCGCCTGCGGTCCGTCTGCGACCTGCCGATCTGCGTCGGCTTCGGCATCTCGACGCCGGAGCAGGCCCGCAGCGTGGCGACGCTCGCCGACGGCGTGGTGGTGGGCTCGGCGCTCGTGCAGACGCTCGAGCAACAGGGCGTCGACGCCGCGCTCGCGCTCGTGCGCGACATCCGCGCCGCCCTGGACGCGCGATGA